GCTTAGGAGCTTTAGTagctaaaattttataaatctcactgtggtagtctcaactgCCATTCCCTCCGGAATGGTAGAAGCTGTGTCAGGGGCTAATGGAGCATTGTGTTCCAAGTTGAATGACGTCAAGTAGATTGGGGATGAGACGAAAAGAGCTAATGGAGATGATACTCCAATTTTTGGATGtgattttggcaataatagtcgAACTGCATTAGTGGCTTGGTGATTCATTTAGTTTGATTACAAACTTTTTGGATGGATGATATGTCCTTTTGGATATGTGAATATTAATGGAAGAGCTTGTGTTTTGGGATTAGTATTCTAGTACATTGtgtattgctcaagaaaaaatcttatttgctgcgaatattgcatattatcATAAGCATGTTAGGTGCATTGCTTTCTTAATTATCATAAACAAAAGTATGtgaccttgtgttgtatgtcccaTCACTTCAAGCTCTGTCAAATCCCAAGAGGagtttgggggcatcacaggtcgTCAGCCTCGCCTAAAAGTTTTGAATCTCGAATACTTATTTATAAATCTAGCTGATGATCTATAAATTGAGcctaatatttaaaattgttcgaattttttaaaagtctaaaattactttaattggaacatttttagtgttattgaacgaaaccaatttcttttcttatttaattttaaacagtacacacacacactacaTGTAATAGGTTTAGTGTACATAAACGGGAAATACATATGGGATACAGGATCTGTTGGGCCTTCATTTTGGACAccgttttatttttcctaaaaggCGAGAGTTATGTTACATTACGAGGCTGCAATTCTCTAAAGTTCTCAAGCCTGTTATCTGCCAATCTTAAATTGTAAGCAGATTTCTTGTAGTCAAACCACGTGAACTCTTTGTACAAGATTTTTTCTCCTTTCACGAGTGAGGGTAATGGAGCAATTTTCTCACTTAAAGGTGGTCCCCCAAAATATATCATTGAAACTCTAGATTTCAAGCTGTTTGCCAATACCCTGTGTCTCACGCTTTGGAACCTTCCATTAGTCATAACCTGCATACATCGATCCACCAAACAAAGAAAACCGTTAACagaataatatttgtaagataaaggtggaaaaaaaaaaaaaaaaaaaccatgttcGCCATGTTCGATAAGACTGGTAATGAAAACTGAATAAAGACGAGAAAAAACTCGATGAATCAACCAACTAAGCTGtatcttatccatgggaacagGGTTGATGAAACTGTAATATTTCCTTTATTGTTATAACTGTAGCTGTACCTGCAAAGAATCTCCAACATTAATGAAGAATGAGTTCTGATCAGGTGGGACTGAAATCCAGTTCCCATCTCTTAAAGAAATTTGGAGGCCTGATGTGTTGTTGGATCTCAGCACGGAAATGATTTGTGGGTCAGTGTGCTCTCCAAATCCGATCATGTTGGCGCCTTTCAAAGCTTGAAGCTCTGGGCATGGAGGGTAGTGATTTAGCCTGAAAACAGAGTCACTCTGTTCATCCATCAGAAGCCTACTGAACGAATTTCTCGGTTGAAGCTTCAATCCATCAGCCATCAATTCTAAAATCTTGCATGCCATTTTCCTCACAGCTGATATATAGTCATTGAAAACAGAACTGcaataaacaaaaacagcatAAACGTGTTATTTTAGCAATTACTTAGATATTCGGAAAACAAAAAACGAAATTGTTATCCTTCTGAATCAAGTTCAACTTCAGGTTGGTTCTATCTGAATTTCATACCGAAACTGTTCTGGGTTTTCTCCGAAAACTGAGAGAAATGTCTGAGAACATGAATTTAGATTGGCTGTGAAAAGAAGGTATTCCACCCAACCAATATCCCCGTTGGGTCCAATACTCTTGTTACCATACGCCAGGGGAGAAGAAGGCCCTGCTTTTTCTTTCTGTGAGAGTGGTAGGGAGAAGAATCTGACAGCTTTAGATTCTAAGTTGGCGATAGAATCCATTGAAATTCCATGATTTATGACCTTAAAACATCCAAAATCCTCGCAGGCCTTGACTATGAGGTGGTCGGAGTCGGGTTTCGAGAGATCTATCAGGGGAACTTCAGAGTATAATGTGGGGTTCAAGCAGTTTCTGATGTAAGAGTACTGTTCTATTGTTGGTTTGGACAGGACTACCATTGTTGTAGGCGGTGGTGTCTTGCGTGTTTGTAAGGGGGGGTTAGGATGAAAAGATAAGAGCTATAGAAATGGATTTGGGTGAGAGTTGTTTTAGGCGCTTTAACTACACGGTTTGGGGGCTCTTGGCCCTTTTATAGTACAATTTTCATGGGTGGGTCGTGGGTTCCTTTTGACTTGCAAATAGTCGACTgccgagggagagtgagagacaACAGACAGACTGCAGAGTGTTAGTTCttttaaaatggaaaatgattaaataaacaGTTCAGAAAAGATAATTAAAACATTGTTTTTACTGTTTTTTTCACGCTACCAACCGTTTCAAATGGAATGAACATCACTATCAAGCTAAAAAGCGGTCCAGCCATCACTACCCCCTTGATGGTACAAACTACTTCGAGTTTCTTCCACTAAAATTGACATGACAAGTTTATTGCTTTGAAAAGGAAATGGTCACATCAACGATATTCCTTGTATTTGATTTTCCTTTGcgtttttgaattttaaacgTTTGGTTAGAGAGCTATTGATTGCAATAGTAATGAATTTTAGACGTTTGGTTAGAGAGCTATTGATTGCAATAGCAATGGcaaaattcaattcatctgtggTCCAATTAGATTTATGAAGGTTCAATGAGTATTAAAGTGAGATATCATATAAgaggaaaaagttaaataatcttcgaatttctaagattatatttttatgctcaaatgaaaataaattgagaGGATGATTGACTTTTTCTTTGTGGACTCAAGAAATTATTGGAATGAATGCAGGTAGGGTCTGGACATGGTGTTTTTATGTTGAGAAGTGATGTAGACTAAAAAATCGATCACATAGagataaactcacaaattgatataatttcatatgatacgttagatttattttataataaaaatgaactttacaatctaacctataacatctaaacatataattttgtagatttatttttataaaatctcttgatacttaaaatatttatcttttatatttatcgTGTATTTCTTTTATAGGAGGGAATTTTCTTGAGAACCCATATCACGTCTTGCTTTCTAATTAGAGGATTTCTCTAGATCGTAATTATATACTTTGTATTCTTAACTAGACGTACGTGCTGTCATTTTTAGAGTACTAGAGAGACCCATATGAAACGTCGAATCAATGGTGTGTTGGTTGAGTAACACCGTATTACCTCTATTTTGTTAGGAACTCACATAAAGAGCTCAGTTCATTTTATCTCGTTAATGATAGACTTTTacctttaattaatttagtGTTAAATCCATTTAAATCTAATAGAATTTCACCTTAAAATCACTCTAATTTTACCTTTAAATCACTCTAATTTCACCATGTCAAGAAGATTTGTTACTTCGAAGGGGAATCCTAGCATCCCATGAGGGCTGCTACTTTACGCAAATCAAGCATGCCAATGAATTActtctgtttgtttttttttgtttttttgagacCATGAATTACTTAAGATGGAAAGAATAATCTAAAAAAAGGGTCCAAAAACCATAATGATTCAAACTTTACCAAATACCAATCCATATGTGTTAATTTGATATTCAACTCTTCAATAAGAACTTGGTGGCGTGATATTTTagagcatgcatgcatcatccCTTTTTAAGTCTTACTCATATATGATGGGGTTATAGAAGTTACCAAACTGTATACTTTAAACAGTAGCCAAAATACTTGACTGTTCCAAAGAAGGGTCCGTCCAGTTGAATTGGACTGAAAAGGATGGTCATCGCCAACAGGGTCcgtctaataaaaaaaatattcttattttggGGGACcattcttttctttgttgtaaGATGTAGTCACCGATATAATGTCGTGGagattttcattattattatttttttagttagtgattaagtaaatattttttttattaattttatgatatttatttatttatcttaaatgTCTGAAGGGtgtaaaaaattctttaaaaaaataaaataaataataattgaagTGAGCAAAGATGTACGGAAATAAGCACGTGTCAATGATGAGTCAGGAGTGAAGACAACTTTTCGGAGTTTGTATCTTGGAGGGAAAGCACAAGTGTTGATGGAATGATGGGTCAGCGTCCCCTTGGTGGGTATTACGGACAACGCGTGCATGGGTGGCGATTGCCAAGtgggtttggggggggggggggggggggggggggggggggggggggggggggggggtgggggtggggtaCGCCTGAGCTTTTCATGACGTCTCTTCCTAAAATTCGTAATTTTCTCTTTCGCTCGTTCTATTATTCTATTCAAATTATTATTACTTCTTTATCCGTATTTGTGCCA
This Carya illinoinensis cultivar Pawnee chromosome 11, C.illinoinensisPawnee_v1, whole genome shotgun sequence DNA region includes the following protein-coding sequences:
- the LOC122281932 gene encoding gibberellin 2-beta-dioxygenase 1-like encodes the protein MVVLSKPTIEQYSYIRNCLNPTLYSEVPLIDLSKPDSDHLIVKACEDFGCFKVINHGISMDSIANLESKAVRFFSLPLSQKEKAGPSSPLAYGNKSIGPNGDIGWVEYLLFTANLNSCSQTFLSVFGENPEQFRSVFNDYISAVRKMACKILELMADGLKLQPRNSFSRLLMDEQSDSVFRLNHYPPCPELQALKGANMIGFGEHTDPQIISVLRSNNTSGLQISLRDGNWISVPPDQNSFFINVGDSLQVMTNGRFQSVRHRVLANSLKSRVSMIYFGGPPLSEKIAPLPSLVKGEKILYKEFTWFDYKKSAYNLRLADNRLENFRELQPRNVT